The following coding sequences lie in one Lepeophtheirus salmonis chromosome 11, UVic_Lsal_1.4, whole genome shotgun sequence genomic window:
- the LOC121125891 gene encoding uncharacterized protein, with translation MNPVTNAKNLYKMNLRELELGIAGTSGSWHWDYKDSAWIFVGGLNYDLSEGDVISIFSQYGEIVHINLVRDGKTGKSKGYGFICYEDQRSTILAVDNLNAITLLKRTIRVDHVQKYKLPKDLERLDDDRRKLFIDGCAPKPLPEPEPGSPTPESSSDSNEEEGEEIVVKKKKKKKKHKRKKSSSTSSSSSSSSEDEKDGRSGRKSKKERKNKKHKKDRSKVDPRIKSEHIKKEIKKESSSEDSCIIKRDKFKRPIKNEPFEESENSSKRFIKRDPSKNERCFSSEKSKRSAKSESSSEEERRDGYNKRHRNKRYAKSESSSEEERREGYNKRHRNKSLEDHKSKRHHEQSPLNDRSERDRNDKVRTSDNNNHISESERDRKLVDGSRRDAKHHKDRSYEYEARDKSYRQSDSRSHRNRGKESHRRGSDEEDNNRSRSRKYR, from the exons CTGCTTGGATATTTGTGGGAGGATTGAACTATGACTTGAGTGAAg GGGATGTGATTTCCATCTTTAGTCAATACGGAGAAATTGTACACATCAATTTGGTCCGTGATGGGAAAACAGGAAAAAGTAAGGGATATGGATTCATTTGCTACGAGGATCAACGCTCTACCATCCTTGCTGTTGACAACTTAAACGCCATTACTCTACTCAAACGAACCATTCGAGTAGATCATgttcaaaagtataaattacCCAAAGACTTGGAGCGTTTGGACGATGATAGGAGGAAATTATTCATAGATGGTTGTGCCCCTAAACCCCTTCCAGAGCCA GAACCAGGTTCTCCAACCCCAGAGTCTTCATCTGATTCAAATGAAGAGGAAGGAGAAGAAATCgtggtaaaaaagaaaaaaaaaaagaaaaagcacaAGCGGAAGAAGTCTTCTTCCACTTCTTCCTCTTCCTCATCCTCCAGTGAGGACGAAAAAGATGGCCGTAGTGGccgaaaatcaaaaaaagaacgtaaaaataaaaagcataaGAAAGATAGATCCAAAGTCGATCCTCGTATCAAATCCGAacatataaagaaagaaattaaaaaagaatcttCTTCAGAAGATTCCTGCATCATTAAACGTGACAAATTCAAAAGACCCATCAAGAATGAACCTTTTGAAGAATCCGAAAACTcttcaaaaagatttataaagaGGGATCCCTCGAAAAATGAACGTTGCTTCAGTTCTGAGAAAAGTAAAAGAAGTGCCAAAAGTGAATCTTCTTCCGAGGAGGAACGTCGGGATGGATATAATAAGAGACACAGAAATAAAAGGTACGCTAAAAGTGAATCTTCTTCCGAAGAAGAACGTCGGGAGGGATATAATAAGAGGCACAGAAATAAATCACTTGAGGATCATAAATCCAAAAGACATCATGAGCAGTCTCCTTTGAATGATCGCTCTGAAAGAGATAGGAATGATAAAGTGCGAACTTCGGACAATAATAATCACATTTCTGAGTCTGAAAGAGATAGAAAACTTGTTGATGGATCTCGCCGCGATGCTAAACATCACAAAGATAGGTCGTATGAATATGAAGCTCGAGATAAATCTTATAGACAATCTGATTCGCGTTCACATCGTAATAGAGGAAAGGAAAGTCATCGACGGGGCTCGGATGAGGAAGACAATAATAGATCTCGAAGTAGGAAATATCGGTGA